Proteins co-encoded in one Paraburkholderia edwinii genomic window:
- a CDS encoding ATP-binding SpoIIE family protein phosphatase, whose product METSLSGLRGMHASFEIADASSVAFARRGAIDAAQKCALNETDSGRLALIVTEATTNILKHAQHGELLVRELPPQGAASGAHTASGGVEVLALDRGPGIADVRRAFDDGRSTAGTPGTGLGAIRRLSDEMSIYSQPGLGTIVRAIVRAGGAARTGAGLAEARTPSGSASRAVSGMDIGGLCVPYPGEKVCGDAWGIEPDQHGLTVTVADGLGHGPDAHVASAGAIAAVHRRAGRPPAALMQYAHDALRSTRGAAVAIARIDLARSVLSFSGTGNISAAVSGASRPALISGQFGHRPSGAASAQGDRTSERDSGRNSWQLTSRNGIVGHTMRDAQEFEVPWTRDAMLILHSDGIGTRWDLSAYPGLQLQPSVMIAAVLYRDFARGRDDATVVVIKADQGVHFTHGNPADTANPA is encoded by the coding sequence ATGGAAACATCGTTAAGCGGTTTGCGAGGGATGCATGCGTCGTTCGAGATCGCCGACGCAAGCAGCGTCGCGTTCGCGCGCCGCGGCGCGATCGATGCCGCGCAGAAATGCGCGCTCAACGAGACCGATTCAGGGCGGCTTGCGCTGATCGTCACCGAAGCGACCACCAATATCCTGAAGCACGCGCAGCACGGCGAACTGCTCGTGCGCGAGTTGCCGCCACAGGGTGCAGCGAGCGGCGCGCATACTGCTTCGGGCGGCGTCGAAGTGCTTGCGCTCGACCGCGGCCCGGGTATCGCGGACGTACGCCGCGCATTCGATGACGGCCGCTCGACGGCTGGCACGCCCGGCACGGGTCTCGGCGCGATCCGGCGGCTCTCCGACGAGATGTCGATCTATTCGCAGCCGGGTCTGGGCACGATCGTGCGCGCGATCGTGCGCGCGGGGGGCGCCGCCCGAACCGGCGCGGGCCTCGCCGAGGCGCGCACGCCGTCCGGCAGCGCGAGCCGCGCCGTTTCTGGCATGGATATCGGCGGCCTGTGTGTGCCGTATCCGGGCGAAAAGGTCTGCGGCGACGCATGGGGTATCGAACCCGATCAGCACGGCCTGACCGTGACGGTGGCCGACGGCCTCGGGCACGGTCCCGATGCGCACGTGGCCTCGGCGGGCGCGATTGCGGCGGTGCACCGCCGCGCGGGCCGGCCGCCGGCTGCGCTGATGCAGTACGCGCACGATGCGCTGCGCTCGACGCGCGGCGCCGCGGTCGCCATCGCGCGCATCGATCTCGCGCGCTCGGTGCTGTCGTTTTCGGGAACCGGCAACATCTCCGCCGCGGTGTCGGGTGCGAGCCGCCCGGCGCTCATCTCGGGACAGTTCGGGCATAGGCCGTCCGGCGCCGCGTCCGCTCAGGGTGATCGAACCAGCGAACGCGACAGCGGGCGCAATAGCTGGCAACTCACGTCGCGCAACGGCATCGTCGGTCACACGATGCGCGATGCACAGGAATTCGAAGTGCCGTGGACACGCGATGCCATGCTGATCCTGCACTCGGACGGCATCGGCACGCGCTGGGATCTGTCCGCTTATCCCGGCCTGCAACTGCAGCCTTCAGTGATGATCGCAGCCGTGCTCTATCGCGACTTTGCGCGCGGGCGCGACGATGCGACCGTCGTAGTGATCAAAGCGGACCAGGGAGTACATTTCACGCATGGCAACCCAGCAGATACTGCGAATCCGGCTTGA
- a CDS encoding anti-sigma regulatory factor, with amino-acid sequence MDPTGVTVLSAMEVGLRSDQEIVRLRQLVRDQAISQGFSLVDQTKFVTAASELARNTLIYGGGGDAHMSVLMNGTRKGLRISFIDKGAGIPDIERALQDGFTSGSGLGLGLGGARRLSDEFEILSEPGKGTTVTITKWKHR; translated from the coding sequence ATGGATCCAACCGGCGTCACGGTGTTATCGGCAATGGAGGTCGGCCTGCGCTCGGACCAGGAAATCGTCCGGCTGCGGCAGCTCGTGCGCGACCAGGCGATCTCGCAAGGCTTCTCGCTCGTCGACCAGACCAAATTCGTCACGGCCGCCAGCGAGCTGGCACGCAATACGCTGATCTATGGCGGCGGCGGCGACGCGCATATGAGCGTGCTCATGAACGGCACGCGCAAAGGACTGCGCATCAGCTTTATCGACAAGGGAGCCGGTATCCCTGACATCGAGCGGGCGCTGCAGGATGGTTTTACAAGCGGTTCGGGTCTCGGCCTCGGGCTCGGCGGCGCGCGGCGCCTGTCCGACGAGTTCGAGATCCTCTCCGAACCGGGCAAGGGCACGACGGTCACGATCACGAAATGGAAACATCGTTAA
- a CDS encoding STAS domain-containing protein, translating into MDRIPILRMGDCLIVAIQVDMHDRLALALQDDLTARIVKDRAKGVLIDISALDIVDSFIGRMISNTAAMATVLDAQTVVVGMQPSVAITLVELGLTLTGVRTALNVERGMALLQQRQR; encoded by the coding sequence ATGGACCGTATTCCAATTCTGCGGATGGGGGACTGCCTGATCGTCGCGATTCAGGTGGACATGCACGACCGCCTCGCGCTCGCGCTGCAGGACGATCTCACTGCGCGCATCGTGAAGGATCGCGCGAAGGGCGTGCTGATCGACATTTCCGCACTCGATATCGTCGATTCGTTTATTGGCAGGATGATCAGCAACACCGCGGCGATGGCGACCGTGCTCGATGCGCAGACGGTGGTCGTCGGCATGCAGCCGTCGGTGGCGATCACGCTCGTCGAACTTGGGCTCACGCTGACCGGCGTGCGCACCGCGCTCAATGTCGAGCGCGGCATGGCGCTGCTGCAGCAGCGCCAACGTTGA
- a CDS encoding STAS domain-containing protein, translating into MNKPKGAALIEVLTRHRDSLLTDWLNQHLSIALRRGLTTEADMADQFRNFLNVFIDTLSSADTFDASRPEWEPVRAFLAEISAHRARQGFTPAETATFVFSLKQPLYTRLRSELSDNAVELADTSWTVNLLLDSLGLYTTEVFQRSREAIILRQQEELLELSTPVVQLWEGILALPLIGTLDSARTQVVMESMLQKIVETGASIAIIDITGVPTVDTLVAQHLLKTVAAARLMGADCIISGIRPQIAQTIVHLGVDLTNVTTKSTLADAFVVALQRSGSSIAARGAN; encoded by the coding sequence ATGAATAAACCGAAAGGCGCCGCACTGATCGAAGTGCTGACGCGGCACCGCGATTCGCTGCTGACCGACTGGTTGAACCAGCATCTGTCCATCGCGCTGCGTCGCGGCCTGACGACCGAAGCGGACATGGCGGATCAGTTCCGCAATTTCCTGAACGTGTTCATCGATACGCTTTCGAGCGCGGACACGTTCGATGCGAGTCGCCCCGAGTGGGAGCCCGTGCGTGCATTTCTCGCGGAGATCTCCGCGCATCGCGCGCGGCAGGGCTTCACGCCTGCTGAAACCGCGACCTTTGTGTTTTCGCTGAAGCAGCCGCTCTATACGCGCCTGCGCAGCGAGTTGAGCGATAACGCGGTGGAGCTCGCCGATACGAGCTGGACCGTGAACCTGCTACTCGACTCGCTTGGCCTCTACACCACCGAGGTATTCCAGCGCAGTCGCGAAGCGATCATTCTTCGTCAGCAGGAAGAGCTGCTCGAACTGTCGACGCCGGTCGTGCAGCTGTGGGAAGGCATCCTCGCGCTCCCGCTGATCGGCACGCTCGATTCGGCACGCACGCAGGTCGTGATGGAAAGCATGCTGCAGAAAATCGTCGAGACCGGCGCGTCGATCGCGATCATCGACATTACCGGTGTGCCGACCGTCGATACGCTCGTCGCGCAGCATCTGTTGAAGACGGTCGCGGCTGCGCGGCTGATGGGCGCCGACTGCATCATCAGCGGCATTCGCCCGCAGATCGCGCAGACCATCGTGCATCTCGGCGTCGATCTGACCAACGTCACCACGAAATCCACGCTCGCCGATGCGTTCGTCGTTGCGCTGCAGCGCAGCGGCTCGAGCATTGCGGCGCGCGGCGCGAACTAA
- a CDS encoding tannase/feruloyl esterase family alpha/beta hydrolase: protein MPAASVPPASKLHCSTLTNITLPPKAIGLPTNGVHVDSATLIPASAAGNEAGDYCRITGSIKALKSATPDIRFDLNLPRNWNGRALQLGGGGYNGVVVSGLGTMPFSPEHAPLAQGYATFGDDSGHVGNSSLAVFGLIDEAVINFGYAHLKKTHDAALVLIRLAYGRGPDKMYFAGGSTGGREGYTVMQRYPDDYDGVIADSPALNFTGVRLVGIKIGEAEYATPGGYVPPTLLERVYERSMAICDRLDGAADGIVSDVPACRKREAEIIDALRCRSAASAGAGKTSRSARSNGSPAIAPQTEQEDKCLTNTQLATLFALRDGLTLPYHLAWDVTGYHGYNVFQGTRLTGGLGLGRDASREQSPTFAANGYLFTQGDGYLRYFVTQDAAYDSLTFDVLHPGRYQSQLVELSETIGAMNTDLSRYIARGGKVITLQGLADEVISPNQTIAYRDALVARFGQASVDSFMRLYMVPGYQHGSGVFVPSVDLLTALDDWVTHGVAPETLTATDISAATNGRTRPLCRYPLFPRYTGKGDMNRASSFICSST from the coding sequence ATGCCCGCGGCTTCGGTTCCTCCCGCATCGAAGCTGCACTGCTCGACGCTGACCAATATCACGCTGCCACCGAAAGCGATCGGCTTGCCGACCAACGGCGTGCATGTCGATTCCGCGACGCTGATTCCGGCAAGCGCCGCGGGCAACGAAGCGGGCGACTATTGCCGCATCACCGGCAGCATCAAGGCGCTCAAATCCGCGACGCCCGATATCCGCTTCGATCTGAACCTGCCGCGCAACTGGAATGGCCGCGCGCTGCAACTGGGCGGCGGTGGATACAACGGCGTGGTGGTGAGCGGCCTCGGCACGATGCCATTTTCACCCGAGCACGCGCCGCTCGCGCAAGGCTATGCGACCTTCGGCGACGATTCGGGACATGTGGGCAACTCGTCGCTCGCGGTGTTCGGCCTGATCGACGAGGCGGTGATCAACTTCGGCTACGCGCACCTGAAAAAGACGCACGATGCGGCGCTTGTGCTGATCCGGCTCGCGTACGGACGCGGGCCCGACAAGATGTACTTCGCCGGCGGCTCGACAGGCGGCCGCGAAGGCTACACGGTGATGCAGCGCTATCCCGACGACTACGACGGCGTGATTGCCGATTCGCCCGCGCTGAACTTCACCGGCGTGCGGCTCGTCGGCATCAAGATCGGCGAAGCCGAGTACGCGACGCCGGGCGGCTACGTGCCGCCGACTCTACTTGAGCGCGTCTACGAGCGCTCGATGGCGATCTGCGACAGGCTCGATGGCGCAGCCGACGGCATCGTCAGCGACGTGCCCGCGTGCCGCAAACGCGAAGCCGAAATCATCGACGCGCTGCGCTGCAGGTCCGCGGCTTCTGCGGGGGCCGGCAAGACGAGCAGGTCCGCCCGGTCCAACGGCTCCCCTGCAATCGCCCCCCAAACTGAGCAGGAGGACAAATGTCTGACCAACACGCAGCTCGCGACGCTCTTCGCACTACGCGACGGCTTGACGCTGCCGTACCACCTCGCATGGGACGTCACTGGCTACCATGGCTATAACGTCTTTCAGGGCACGCGCCTGACCGGCGGACTCGGGCTTGGGCGCGACGCTTCGCGCGAGCAGTCGCCGACCTTCGCGGCGAACGGCTATCTGTTCACGCAAGGCGACGGCTATCTGCGCTACTTCGTTACGCAGGACGCGGCATACGATTCGCTGACCTTCGACGTGCTGCATCCGGGCCGCTATCAGTCGCAACTCGTCGAGCTGTCGGAGACGATCGGTGCGATGAATACCGACCTGTCGCGCTACATCGCGCGCGGCGGCAAGGTGATCACGCTGCAAGGTCTCGCCGACGAAGTGATCAGCCCGAACCAGACCATCGCATATCGCGATGCGCTCGTCGCGCGCTTCGGGCAGGCCAGCGTCGATTCGTTCATGCGGCTCTATATGGTGCCCGGCTATCAGCATGGCAGCGGCGTGTTCGTGCCGTCCGTCGATCTGCTCACCGCGCTCGACGACTGGGTCACGCATGGCGTCGCACCTGAAACGCTGACAGCCACCGATATCTCCGCGGCCACTAACGGTCGCACGCGGCCGTTATGCCGCTATCCGCTCTTTCCGCGTTACACCGGCAAGGGCGATATGAATCGCGCGAGCAGCTTCATCTGTTCGTCGACCTGA
- a CDS encoding OpgC domain-containing protein produces MPARRGRSIEVDFFRGVVLIVIVLDHIPGSVLSHLMLHSYALCDSAEVFVCLGGYASAAAYDAVLDKRGRSAARKRFFRRGYEIYRAYLLTALLTLLSGAVLALFHLNRPMVELTGWPSFSAAPLRETFDIAVLRQQPYLSSVLPMYVLFPLTVPFMVPLARRSAGAALAVSLVVWLAARPLAALLRIDDVGDWAFNPFAWQLMFVLGILCRVRPASDGFVGSGAGRWLTRVALATAVGFAIVKLFILTQPLPGHLKQNLSVERVINFIAIAWLAVWLVRNGFIAQLAQRLPGIVNVGQLGLVCFVGGTVISLVVDTATPRALHGVAHGLAALAGDLVAIVAVLMLARIWRDWSGRLSRRPAVRGADV; encoded by the coding sequence ATGCCTGCCCGTCGAGGACGCTCGATCGAAGTGGATTTCTTTCGCGGCGTCGTGCTGATTGTCATCGTGCTGGATCACATACCCGGCAGCGTGCTGTCGCATTTAATGCTGCACTCTTATGCGTTATGCGATTCCGCCGAAGTGTTCGTCTGCCTCGGCGGCTATGCGTCCGCGGCCGCCTACGATGCGGTGCTCGACAAACGCGGCCGGAGCGCCGCGCGCAAGCGATTTTTCAGGCGTGGCTACGAGATTTACCGCGCATATCTGCTGACGGCGCTGCTCACCTTGCTGTCGGGCGCTGTACTCGCGCTCTTTCATCTGAACCGGCCGATGGTCGAGTTGACCGGCTGGCCGTCGTTTTCGGCGGCGCCGCTGCGTGAGACATTCGACATCGCGGTGCTGCGCCAGCAGCCGTATCTGTCGAGCGTGCTGCCGATGTATGTGCTGTTTCCGTTGACCGTGCCGTTCATGGTGCCGCTCGCGCGGCGCTCGGCAGGCGCGGCACTTGCTGTGAGCCTGGTCGTCTGGCTTGCCGCGCGGCCACTTGCGGCATTGCTGCGCATCGACGATGTCGGCGATTGGGCTTTCAATCCGTTTGCATGGCAATTGATGTTCGTGCTCGGTATCCTGTGTCGTGTGCGGCCCGCTAGCGACGGCTTTGTCGGATCGGGGGCGGGACGGTGGCTCACGCGCGTCGCGCTCGCAACCGCTGTCGGCTTCGCGATCGTCAAGCTGTTTATCCTGACGCAGCCGCTGCCCGGTCACCTGAAACAGAATCTATCGGTTGAACGCGTGATCAATTTCATTGCGATTGCCTGGCTTGCAGTCTGGCTCGTCCGAAACGGTTTCATCGCGCAGCTCGCGCAGCGCTTGCCCGGTATCGTCAATGTCGGGCAGCTGGGGCTCGTCTGCTTCGTTGGCGGCACGGTGATTTCGCTGGTCGTCGATACGGCGACACCGCGCGCGTTGCATGGCGTCGCGCATGGCCTTGCGGCGCTCGCCGGCGATCTCGTCGCGATCGTTGCGGTGCTGATGCTCGCGCGCATCTGGCGCGACTGGTCGGGGCGTCTTTCGCGGCGCCCGGCGGTGCGCGGAGCCGACGTGTGA
- a CDS encoding methyl-accepting chemotaxis protein produces the protein MTIVRRLVITLGVALFALVFVGGYGLAQLYASNQRLDGLETHTIPGLKSISMALGDVADMRLNAYRYVVDGIDDASRAAIVALIADADKRFDGDIAAYAAALGSTYVAGDAQAAKMLDADRAHIAAYRSARDQFFDKLRAGDRDGALAMLHDGGAVHTAALTLDKGLHDHLDYDIERSQAIRDENAAQFKTVFGWMIAIVAAALIATGAFGTHLYRLIGNGLGQLRDTLQKISESLDLSQEARVERMDEIGHTATALNRLLKHMADVIAEVRRSSDAVGIASKQIAAGNLDLSTRTEEQAVSLQQTAASLAQLTATVQQNADNAKEASSLALGTSRISDEGSQSVERMVGTMSEISSSSTKIGEITSLIEGIAFQTNILALNAAVEAARAGEQGRGFAVVASEVRSLAQRSSAAAKEIKELIGRSVATIRSGSSQAEEVGRTTAQVQQAIRQVAAIIGEIANASDEQGRGIEQVNQAVSQIDEVTQQNASLVEQAAAASGSLDEQATRLSGSVAVFTVGAGV, from the coding sequence ATGACCATCGTTCGACGGCTCGTGATTACCTTGGGCGTGGCGCTCTTCGCGCTCGTGTTCGTCGGCGGCTACGGCCTCGCCCAGCTCTATGCATCGAATCAGCGCCTCGACGGCCTCGAGACGCACACGATTCCCGGGCTCAAATCGATCTCGATGGCGCTCGGCGACGTCGCCGATATGCGCCTCAATGCGTACCGGTATGTCGTGGACGGCATCGACGACGCGAGCCGCGCCGCGATCGTTGCGTTGATCGCCGATGCCGACAAGCGCTTCGATGGCGATATCGCCGCGTATGCTGCCGCCTTAGGTTCCACTTACGTTGCTGGCGACGCGCAAGCGGCAAAAATGCTCGACGCGGATCGCGCACATATCGCTGCGTACCGCAGCGCGCGTGACCAGTTCTTCGACAAGCTGCGCGCGGGCGACCGCGACGGAGCGCTCGCGATGCTGCACGACGGCGGCGCCGTGCATACGGCCGCGCTGACACTCGACAAAGGCCTGCACGATCACCTCGATTACGACATCGAGCGCAGCCAGGCGATTCGCGATGAAAACGCTGCGCAGTTCAAAACGGTGTTCGGCTGGATGATCGCCATCGTCGCGGCCGCGCTCATCGCGACCGGCGCGTTCGGCACGCATTTGTACCGGCTGATCGGCAACGGGCTCGGCCAGCTGCGCGATACGCTGCAGAAGATCAGCGAGTCGCTCGACCTGTCGCAAGAGGCGCGCGTCGAGCGCATGGATGAAATCGGGCATACGGCCACGGCACTAAACCGGTTGCTCAAGCATATGGCCGACGTGATCGCCGAAGTGCGGCGCTCGAGCGACGCGGTCGGCATTGCGTCGAAGCAGATTGCCGCGGGCAATCTCGATCTGTCGACGCGCACCGAGGAACAAGCCGTCTCGCTGCAGCAGACGGCGGCAAGCCTCGCACAACTGACGGCGACCGTGCAGCAGAACGCGGACAACGCGAAAGAGGCGAGTTCGCTTGCGCTTGGCACGTCGCGCATCTCGGATGAAGGCAGCCAGTCGGTCGAGCGCATGGTCGGCACGATGAGTGAAATCTCGTCGAGCTCCACGAAAATCGGCGAGATCACGTCGCTGATCGAAGGCATCGCGTTTCAGACCAACATCCTCGCGCTCAATGCGGCTGTCGAAGCGGCGCGCGCCGGCGAGCAGGGCCGCGGCTTCGCGGTTGTCGCATCGGAGGTGCGCAGCCTTGCGCAACGTTCGTCGGCGGCAGCGAAAGAGATCAAGGAGCTGATCGGACGCTCGGTCGCGACGATCCGCTCGGGCTCGAGCCAGGCCGAAGAAGTGGGCCGCACGACGGCGCAGGTGCAGCAGGCCATCCGGCAGGTCGCGGCGATCATCGGTGAGATTGCGAATGCGTCGGACGAGCAGGGGCGCGGCATCGAGCAGGTGAATCAGGCGGTCAGTCAGATCGATGAAGTGACGCAGCAGAACGCGTCGCTTGTTGAGCAGGCTGCGGCGGCGTCGGGGTCGCTTGATGAGCAGGCGACGCGGTTGAGCGGGTCGGTTGCGGTGTTTACGGTGGGGGCTGGCGTTTAG
- a CDS encoding clostripain-related cysteine peptidase, which produces MKRKKWPGWFFALLLACLPAVYGVWHSWSTAQDTDAKPSKQAATTLMIYMLGSDLESTSGAATASLKQMLAATHSNDVNVVITTGGSNKADANDPVTDWRTVRRYALRDGKLQLLADIGKQNMVDSRTLANFIVWAKGAFPAAKYRLVFWNHGGGYNGFGADELFDRYQTMTLPEIQAALKSARDKTGVHFDLIGFDACLMAHAEVAYALMPYADYLAGSEELEPGAGWNYQTVLSELSRNPTMSAMQLGRVITDSYLAFQKENNEAYRAAGGNSHEDLFVTFSIVDLKRMDEVADAVRTFANALSQYVRQSTDNWMRVAVQRAMTASFGAETTSDNASLDITDLGAFADGLAENDILPEASRLVSAAVRQAVVYRGNGPLAASASGLSIYFPSRQFDMTNFDTTYANIDFPSEYKSMLKTYVKYAKEVPQVFVVDVSRSTATHLNAAVRSNFGVKEAMLAVLMPTDVPHQLRAAMLEPLDVDANERNYGLSASLDTGWPVLNGHAVNMRQISMESRRNESGEDVKVATYIVPAQINDKRVSLLFEKTVGDDRYSFVAAVDDKDGPLAERIRNVVHPKDIITLESYVYDVNANDFIGMLVSEEKFPAGELQLTTASIGTNGNELRLITGNYVGSFELSAPLRVDF; this is translated from the coding sequence TTGAAACGAAAAAAATGGCCGGGCTGGTTTTTCGCTCTATTGCTCGCATGCCTGCCCGCCGTATACGGGGTCTGGCATAGCTGGAGTACCGCGCAGGACACTGACGCGAAGCCGTCGAAGCAAGCCGCCACCACGCTTATGATCTACATGCTGGGATCGGATCTTGAATCGACCTCGGGAGCGGCCACGGCAAGCCTTAAGCAGATGCTGGCTGCGACCCATTCGAATGACGTGAACGTGGTGATTACCACGGGCGGTTCCAACAAAGCCGATGCAAACGATCCTGTAACCGACTGGCGTACCGTGCGGCGGTATGCGCTGCGCGACGGGAAGCTGCAGTTGCTTGCCGATATCGGCAAGCAGAACATGGTGGATTCGCGCACGCTCGCGAACTTTATCGTTTGGGCGAAGGGGGCGTTTCCTGCAGCAAAATACCGCCTCGTCTTCTGGAACCACGGTGGCGGCTATAACGGCTTCGGGGCGGACGAACTGTTCGACCGGTACCAAACGATGACCTTGCCGGAAATTCAGGCGGCACTCAAAAGCGCGCGTGACAAGACCGGTGTCCACTTCGATCTGATCGGCTTCGATGCCTGCCTGATGGCGCACGCGGAAGTCGCGTATGCGCTGATGCCGTACGCCGACTATCTGGCGGGATCCGAGGAACTCGAGCCCGGCGCCGGATGGAACTATCAGACCGTGCTGTCCGAACTGTCCAGAAACCCGACGATGAGCGCCATGCAACTCGGACGAGTCATCACGGACAGCTACCTCGCGTTCCAGAAAGAGAATAACGAAGCATACCGGGCCGCGGGCGGAAACTCGCACGAGGACCTGTTCGTCACGTTCTCCATAGTGGATCTGAAGCGTATGGACGAGGTGGCCGATGCAGTGCGGACGTTCGCGAATGCGCTATCGCAGTACGTAAGACAGTCCACCGATAACTGGATGCGAGTGGCCGTTCAACGCGCAATGACGGCCAGCTTCGGCGCCGAGACGACGTCCGATAACGCAAGCCTCGACATTACCGACCTGGGCGCGTTCGCCGACGGTCTCGCCGAAAACGACATTCTTCCGGAAGCGAGCCGGCTCGTGTCGGCCGCTGTGCGTCAGGCGGTCGTTTATCGAGGCAATGGTCCGCTGGCCGCGTCGGCCTCCGGGCTCAGCATCTATTTCCCGTCGCGACAGTTCGATATGACGAACTTCGACACAACCTACGCGAATATCGACTTCCCGAGCGAATACAAGTCGATGCTGAAAACGTACGTCAAATACGCAAAGGAGGTGCCTCAGGTGTTTGTGGTCGACGTGAGCCGGTCCACCGCCACCCATCTCAATGCCGCAGTCCGGAGCAACTTCGGCGTCAAGGAAGCGATGCTGGCCGTCCTGATGCCCACCGACGTGCCCCATCAGTTGCGCGCTGCGATGCTCGAGCCGCTCGACGTAGACGCCAATGAGCGCAACTACGGTCTGTCGGCGAGTCTGGACACCGGTTGGCCTGTGCTTAACGGGCACGCCGTCAACATGCGGCAAATTTCGATGGAGTCGCGCCGCAATGAGTCCGGCGAGGATGTGAAGGTCGCGACTTACATCGTGCCGGCGCAAATCAACGACAAGCGTGTCAGCCTTCTCTTCGAGAAGACGGTTGGCGACGATCGCTACTCGTTTGTCGCGGCGGTGGACGATAAGGACGGTCCGCTTGCGGAGCGCATACGAAACGTCGTTCACCCGAAAGACATCATTACGCTTGAGAGCTATGTCTACGACGTCAACGCAAACGACTTCATCGGCATGCTGGTATCTGAAGAAAAATTCCCCGCCGGCGAGCTGCAGCTCACCACGGCTTCAATCGGCACCAATGGGAACGAGTTGCGCCTGATCACGGGTAACTACGTCGGTTCGTTCGAGCTCTCCGCCCCCCTCCGCGTCGACTTCTAG
- a CDS encoding retropepsin-like aspartic protease — translation MIQVLRKTTLLIAVTLTIAACTDKSDTSSSPSTASSSPQPVLTTSISKYSVTVPVTIAGKTYQFLLDTGSAYTIVDNQVAAAMTQRAPDHEIPARLHQSLAEGASTPGGTLHKDDVKFWRPLRIDIGDHALRSATPWLGLDLSLLTRATGRRIDGILGTDVFRQLSWQVDNVKRTLTVLADVPSTAGYQQCVPYRDEYGQPPEIQIGLKNANWAPFRIDTGLTDSLAPLDLLDALHKNGSNIEQIGEASMATANGTHHASEYLVDGLSISGMPVGRLRVLESAGGLNNLGMGFLSRFDSYALVPAEMVFCYNAKNFTRDDHQPLRYIPLIYVDGRIEIGDSSMGDVSGYGLKPGDVLLEVNGRKVLPADIEELREDVGIAPKGKLTILIDRSGEKKTIEL, via the coding sequence ATGATTCAGGTATTGAGAAAAACAACGCTGTTGATCGCCGTCACGCTGACGATTGCAGCCTGCACAGATAAATCAGATACATCGTCTTCGCCATCCACCGCGTCTTCATCGCCTCAACCGGTGCTGACTACGTCGATCTCCAAATATTCGGTGACCGTTCCGGTGACGATCGCGGGCAAAACGTATCAATTCCTGCTCGACACGGGTTCCGCCTATACGATCGTTGACAATCAGGTTGCCGCGGCAATGACCCAACGCGCCCCGGACCACGAAATTCCCGCCCGCCTTCATCAGAGTCTTGCCGAAGGCGCAAGCACGCCTGGCGGCACGCTTCACAAGGATGATGTGAAATTCTGGCGCCCTCTGCGGATCGACATCGGCGACCATGCGCTCCGAAGCGCCACGCCGTGGTTGGGGCTGGACCTGTCGCTGTTGACCAGGGCGACCGGTAGACGCATCGACGGCATACTCGGGACGGACGTCTTCCGTCAGCTGAGCTGGCAAGTGGACAACGTCAAACGGACGCTTACGGTGCTGGCGGATGTACCTTCCACTGCGGGTTACCAGCAATGCGTTCCCTATCGGGACGAGTATGGTCAGCCGCCGGAAATTCAGATCGGTCTCAAGAATGCCAATTGGGCTCCGTTCCGGATCGACACGGGGCTAACCGATTCTCTGGCGCCGCTCGACCTGCTTGACGCGCTTCACAAGAACGGCAGCAACATCGAGCAAATTGGTGAAGCCAGCATGGCGACTGCTAACGGTACGCATCATGCAAGTGAATATCTCGTCGACGGTCTCAGTATCAGCGGCATGCCCGTGGGACGCCTCCGCGTGCTCGAAAGCGCGGGTGGACTGAACAACCTGGGCATGGGTTTTTTGTCACGTTTCGACAGTTATGCACTGGTCCCCGCCGAGATGGTCTTCTGCTACAACGCGAAGAACTTTACGCGCGACGACCATCAGCCATTGCGCTATATCCCGCTGATTTACGTCGATGGACGCATCGAAATTGGTGACAGCAGCATGGGCGATGTGTCCGGGTATGGGCTGAAACCCGGTGACGTCTTGCTCGAGGTCAACGGACGAAAGGTGCTCCCCGCGGACATTGAAGAACTGCGCGAGGACGTCGGTATTGCGCCCAAAGGCAAACTGACGATCCTGATCGATCGAAGCGGCGAGAAAAAGACAATCGAGCTTTGA
- a CDS encoding c-type cytochrome, translated as MRRAVEAPYRVMAAGLSTGAGALAALAVSALMAASGAHAVETPPGLQIAQRNACLGCHAIDRKLVGPSFQQVASRYKGNTQAQTLLEHKVKDGGSGVWGAIPMPAHPAMSDADIRTVVDWVLAGAPSK; from the coding sequence ATGCGGCGCGCCGTAGAGGCGCCGTATCGTGTGATGGCCGCAGGCTTAAGCACAGGTGCAGGTGCGCTCGCGGCGCTCGCCGTGTCTGCGCTGATGGCGGCGAGCGGGGCGCACGCCGTCGAAACGCCGCCCGGTCTGCAGATCGCGCAGCGCAACGCATGTCTGGGCTGCCACGCGATCGACCGCAAGCTCGTCGGGCCGTCGTTCCAGCAGGTCGCAAGCCGCTACAAGGGCAACACGCAGGCGCAAACGCTGCTCGAACACAAGGTGAAGGATGGCGGCTCCGGCGTGTGGGGCGCGATTCCGATGCCCGCGCATCCGGCGATGAGCGATGCCGATATCCGCACGGTCGTCGATTGGGTGCTGGCCGGTGCGCCTTCGAAATGA